The genomic window AAAATTTTCTTCAAGGCTACTGTTTCTATACCCACAATCACACAGAAATATCGGAGGTCTTATACTGTTTCCGCATTGGGGACATGTTGTATAAGTGTCTCCATCAATCTCAGAGATTGCCCCCAAGCTCAGCGTACTTTTAGCTCGTTTAAATGTCCTATTTTTCAAATCTGATAAGGTAATAGTTTGTGCTCTGCTCAAAGATACTCCCTTTTTGGGATGGTATTCGTTATAACTGTATTTCCTATTAGGCATATATGGTAATGTATTTTCCATAGTCTCCACTTCCTCAAATATATTATCAAATTCGTCCTCATTGGTGTTCTCCTCTTCAACTTGTTGATTTAATGGAACAACCTCAATGATATCTTCTAATAAGTTCTTGTTTATAATAAAAGTACAATCTAAGAAGTTAACTTCACCCAAAtctttttctatttgttctatATTAACTACAATAGTTCCATCAGGCTTTACTGCTATATATTTTGGATGGCAAAGCTCATAATTTACACGTACCAATATATTGTAGTTGATCGCTTTTGCTATTTGGGCTGGACCTAAAAACCGTAGCCTCACCTCTAATCGTCTTCTTTCTTCAAGAACCGTTTGAGCTAaatatatttcttcttctacaaACAGGAGATGGTTTTCTGATGGTTCGTGAAGGTCAATGTCAAAATTGTTATGGAAGTGCAGTAGGTCTTCGTGGTTTTCTTCGAAGTGGTGAAGGATTTCTTCCGATCGGCCTTCCCAAGGACAGGAGTATTTCTTGTCTGCAGGGCAAAGGTATATTAACATTTCTGGAAATAAAGAAATTATTAGTCAAAAGGAAAAGAGGAATGGGAATATATCGTTTTTGTTGTTTAGATAGGTATAAAACTAATATCTGAATTGTATCTAAATTATTTGTCATATTCAAAATCACAAATGTTCTTTATGTTTCATATAACCTAATCAAACTTATACATCGTCCAAGATAATAATACCAATTTTTGAAGTAAATTTTGACCAATCATCATTTTGAAGTTCCAGA from Diabrotica virgifera virgifera chromosome 5, PGI_DIABVI_V3a includes these protein-coding regions:
- the LOC114324850 gene encoding uncharacterized protein LOC114324850 is translated as MLIYLCPADKKYSCPWEGRSEEILHHFEENHEDLLHFHNNFDIDLHEPSENHLLFVEEEIYLAQTVLEERRRLEVRLRFLGPAQIAKAINYNILVRVNYELCHPKYIAVKPDGTIVVNIEQIEKDLGEVNFLDCTFIINKNLLEDIIEVVPLNQQVEEENTNEDEFDNIFEEVETMENTLPYMPNRKYSYNEYHPKKGVSLSRAQTITLSDLKNRTFKRAKSTLSLGAISEIDGDTYTTCPQCGNSIRPPIFLCDCGYRNSSLEENFGRFLLHCKYKKYGCPQKLLSTELKDHEINCTFCDYQCPIEGCAFEGQFKHICKHFKLIHGTKKILESFIVTFHTIPEAFLVNEEKGVFYTYVKYFDDRVTWEAKFCGPKEKGFFCELKFKERKLKHPVLLNRNESVYSITMTLQELKKDKLKAKNAILTITC